A window of Maioricimonas rarisocia genomic DNA:
CGCCTGCCGTGATTCGTCAGCAATGGCCGGCATCTCCGGCAGAGTTGCAGGTGGTCTGGCAGACGAAGCGGTATCGTTCTCATCCGAATCGTCCACAACCGGTCGTCTCAAACTGAACAGAATGCTCAGCAGGACCGGAACCAGAATGATCGTGAAGACCGTCGACACAACGAGTCCCCCCACGACGACGCCTCCCAGACCACGATACAGTTCGCTGCCGGAACCGGGCATCAGAACCAGCGGCAGCATGCCGCCCACGCTGGTCAGCGTACTCATCATGATCGGCCGCACGCGGGATTCCACGCTCTTCGCGATTGCCTGCCGCGGAGTCAGGTTCGAAACGTCTTCCCCTTCCTCGGAGCGGCCCTTCATGAAATTGATCGCCTGGTAGACGATCAGAATCGCATTGTTGACCACCACACCGGCCAGAATGACGAACCCGAAGATCGTCAGCACGTCCATGTTCTGCACCGGCATGTACCGGTCGGCGACGCTCCAGTAGTGCACGAGCGCGAGGCCCATGAAGCCGCCCAGCGTTGCCAGAGGCACACTCACCATGATCACCAGCGGATACGTCCAGCTCTGAAACAGGACGACCATCAACAGGTAGACGACCAGCAGGGCCAGAAACAGCGAACTGCTCAGCGTGCCGGCGATCGTACCGTCACCCAGCAGAATCGTTCTCAGCTGCGCCAGTTCGCCCGCCGAGCCGGCAAGATTCACCTCGACCTGAGGTGGAATGGCGCCGGCGTCCCGCAACTCCGAAACGAACGCGTTCACCTGATCGACCGCCACCTGCAGAGGCAACCCCTTGGGAGGCGTGAACTGCAGCGTGACCGCCCGCTGCCGGTCGACCCGCTTGATCTGGTCCGCGGCTCGCACGCGATCGATCGCGGCAAGACTCGGAAGGTCGACGACTTCACCGGTCGGGGTGGCGAGAGGCAGGTTCTGCAGCGCCTGAGTCGGATGATTGTCCAGCGCTTCCTGCGTGATGATCTTCAGGTCCTTCAGTTCGCCGCCGACGTCGAAGGCACGCACCAGCAGCAGACCGTCTCCGGCGGCAGCGACCGCCATGCCGACATCCCGCCGTGTCATGCCGACATCCTGCAGCCGTTCGTCATCCGGCGTGACGCGGATCTCTGGCGTGGGCAGCAGGAAGTTGGCCGGCTCGGGTGTCACCGACATCGGTCCGAACTCGCCGGCCAGTCGTCCGAAGAGTGCGGCGGCCGAAGCCGTCACCGAGTCGAGATCGTCGCCGACCACATCCACCTTGATCGCCGAACCGGTCGTTCCCCCCGTCCGGAACAGCGGAAACTGGAACGCGAATCCGATCACGTCCGGAGCATTCTCACCGCCGGCTGCCGCATTGAGCAGCGGAATGGCGTCGACGACCCGCTCTTTGTCCTCCGAGATCGCTACCTGGAACACGCGACCGTCAAACGCCACGAGGAAGTAATGTTCGAGAGGGGGAGGCAGGACGGTCTCCTCCGAGCCAGGCCCTGCCGGAATCGGTTGCCGCTCGTCTTCGCCGGACCACTCGCTTCCCCTCGCAACCGCCTCGACGCCGAACTTGTCGCCAGCCGCTTCCCAAGCCGGCTTGACGACCGCTTCCATCCGCTCGCCAATCTTCGAGAGCTGCTCGAGGTTGTATCCGGGGGGCGGAATCAACAGGCCAAAGACAATGTTCCGGTTCCCTGTGGGCAGATAGTCGAGCGGCGGCGTCAGTGCCCAGATGCCCACTGTCGTGCCCCCAACGAAGACAGCCACCACCGCAATCCGCACCCACCAGCTCCCGATAAGTCGGTAAACGAGACCGCCGACGATCGCGGGAATATCGGAGGCGGCCCGAACAAGTTCGACAAGCCGCCCCCATCGCGTCGTGCGACCGGAACGGGACGAACGCGGCTGCGCCTTCGCGGGCCTGAGCAGAAGACCGGCCGCCGAGGGAATCACCGTCATCGAGACGACGAAGCTCACCCCGACTGCCGCCATGATCGCCAGCGCGATATCACGAAACAGCTGACCGGCCTTCTCTTCGATCAGCAGAATGGGGAAAAACACGACGAGCGTGGTGAGGGTCGACGCGAGTACGGCTCCCCCCACTTCTTTCGTTCCCTCGATCGCCGCCTTCTTGACCGGCTTGCCCATCTGCAGGTGCCGGAAGATGTTCTCGATGACCACAATCGCGTTATCGACGACCATCCCGACCGCGAACGCCATCCCGGCCAGCGAGATGATGTTCATCGAGCGACCGAGCGCGACCAGGATCACGACGGCGACAATCGACGAAATCGGGATCGCAATCGCGATCACGCCAATCGTCCGCAGCGAGCGCAGAAACATCAGCAGCGTCAACACGGCCAGCGCACCGCCGGCGACGATGTTGCTCTGCACAAGATCAATCGCGTCCGTCACGTACGTCGTCGAGTCGTACGTCTGGACCAGTTCGAGCGTCCCGTCGAGTCCGAGGAGGCGGGCCTGCTGTTCGAGAAGTCCGCCCGGCCGATTCAGTTCAGCGACTTCGGCCTGAATGGCGGCCATTGTCTCCAGCAGGTTTCCACCGTTCTCGAGCAGGAAGTTGAAGAACGGCATCAGGTGTCCACGGGCACGGACCCATTCGGTCGGCTCCTTGTGAGTCTGCACCACCTCGGCGACGTCCCGCAGGTACACCAGGCCGTCAGCATCGCGGCGGATAACGAGATTCTCGACCCACTTCGCATCGCGGAACCGGCCGACCGAGCGGATGCGGATGTCGCTCTTTCCCTCCGGCAGTTTGCCTCCGGAAAAGTTGCCGTTGTTGTACTGCAGGGCATCCACGAGTTCAGAGTACGTGATGCCACGCTGCGCGAGCGCGAACGGATCGACACGAATCTGCACTTCCGACTCGCGGGCACCGTTGATGCCGACCTGGGAAATCCCGTTGATCCGCTCGAACCGCGGTTTGAGCCGCCGCTCCATGAAGTCGTAGAGCGTCGTGGGATCGAAATTCGGATCGGTGGAGGCCAGTCCGATCCAGGCGATGTAGTCGGCCGACTCGGGGTCGTAGTCCTCAACCTGCGGTTCGTCGACGCCGGCCGGATAGGTCGGGACCTCCGAGAGCTTTTGATCGACATCCGCCATCGCCTTGCTGATGTCGGTGCCGGTCTCGAACTCGAGACGAATCTGACCGCGTCCCGGCTGACTGATGCTCGTCATCGCGACGAGCCCCGTCAGCTCTCCGAGCCGCTGCTCCTGCTCTTCGATGACGTCACTTTCGACCTCCTGGGCAGAGGCGTTCTCCCAGAACGTCGTCACGGCAATAACGACGGAAGCGACTTCCGGCGCCATCTGGATCGGCACACGAGTGAACGCCAGCACCCCGGCGAGCACCGAAAGGATGACTCCGACAGTGACCGTAATGGGTTGTCGGACCGCCTGATCAACCAGTCTCATAGTGAGCTTTCCCGCTTGTCGGCAATTAATGGACCAGGGACCGAGGGAGGGTTACGGTTTCCGCCGTGAGGTGGACATCGAGTCGACGACCATGATCGGTGCCCCGGACGTGAGACGCTCGTTTCCTTCCACGACGACGCGGTCTCCGTCCGCCAGATTCTCGGCAACGATGACAGCCAGCGATCCCGTCTCGAACTGCACCGACACCGGAGCCTGGACCGCCGTGACCGTGCCGTCCATCTCGGTCGCCTTGAAGACGTACTCCGTGCGGCCGCTGCGGATGACCGCATCCTTCGGCACCGTGAGCACCGGTTCACGGGATCCGACGGGAATCCACGCATCGACCGACATTCCGGGAGTCAGTGCTCCGTTTGCATCGTCCAGCGTCAGCACGAGCGGGAACGTTCGGGCACGGGCCTGAACGTCCGGAACCCGCTTCGCCGACAGCACCGGATAGGATCGGTCACTCCCACGGACGTTCACCGAAAGTTCCGCGACGTCGACCTGCAGTGACGAGGCCTCCGACGTATCGCCGGCGACAAGGCCGTGGAGAAATCGCTCGGGCACTTCGAGCCACGCTTCGACCTGTCCCGACGAAACCATCGTGACGAACGGCGCGCCGGCCCGGATCCATTCCCCCGGCTCAGTGTGCCGCTCGACAATCCGGCCGTTGTAGGGAGCCCGGACGGTCATGTCGTCGAGCCGGATCTGCAGCAGTTCGATCTGACTGTTGATCTCGCCGGAGCGGCGCTGTTCCGATTCCAGTTGTGCCTGCGCGACCACCACGGCAGTCTCGCGATGCTCGAATTCTTCCATGGTCGACGCATTGCTCTGGACCAGCTTTCGGTGCCGGTCCAGATCGAGTTTCGCCTGCCGCAACTCGGCCTGATGTTGTGCGACGAGCGCCTCGATCTTCTGCAGCGTTGCCTGGAGTTCTGATTTCTGAGCTTCGAGTCGGCGCGTGTCGCCCCGGGCGATCACGTCTCCCTTGCGGACGCTTGCCCCCTCGCGGACGGTCACCTCGACGACGCGTCCCTCTTCCAGAGCCGCCACATCGCCGCGGGCCACAGCCCGCAGGCTTCCTGTCACCCGGTGGTGCCGCTGCATCTCCTGAACTCTGGCGGGAACGGCCCTGACGGTGGCCGGAGGGAACTGTGCGGACGCCGGCGTCGCGATGCAGCCGATGGCCAATAGAACTGCAGAAAGCATTCGCAACACAACACTTCCCCTTGACTAGTAGACCAGTCGTCTTTGATGTGAACGGGGTCGGGCCGCAACACCGGAGCGAATCACGGCTTCAGCAGTTCGTCGAAGACAAAATGCATGAACGTGTCGATGGGGCCGGGCCCGCCTTCAATCTGTGCACGGATCATCGCACCGTCGAGTGCCACCGTGACGTACTCTGCCAGCTGTTCCGGGTCAAATCGCGAACAGACTTCTTCTGCCGCCTGCGCTTCGCGAATTAACTGCGCGTGAAGCGCCTTGGTCTGCTCCATACTGCAGCGGATCGCTGCCCGCAGTGGCTCACTGAGACCTGCCTGTTCCAACGCTAACTTGCAGAAGACACACTCGCGGCGAGGTTGTTCGCCTGCTTCGTCACGAAATGTCTGACATAATGCCCGAAGCCGTTGCAAAGGCGACTTTGTGCGGTCCGAATAGAACGTCCGCAGTCGCTGCAGGTGATCCTCCGTCGACTTTTCGATGACCGCGATGCCCAGGTTCTCCTTCGACTCGAAGAAGTGGTAAAACGACCCCTTGGGCACACCAGCATTCTTGAGAATCTCGTTCAGCCCCACCCCGTTGTAGCTTCTGGCCGTCATCGCCCGGGTGGCGGCTTCGACAATTCGGTCCCTGGTGCTGGTACACGTCATCGGTGGCATGGGCAAACCCGTTGTCTGGTTGAGGCCCGCGACATGATTAGACCAGTCGTCTAGTAAGTCAATCCCGGAATCGGCGACGGCAGGGGAAATGGCACCGCACCGATGACATCCGCCGAGAACGCTGCTCCACGCCGTGGCCGCAACACATTGTGCGTCAGCAGCTTGCGGATTTCCACCCAGTCGGCGGTGCTCGTGCGGACCAGTCCGGTTCCGTTCCTCTCGGTCCACCATTCCGGCAGCCGCGCTGATCTGCTCAGCCTGGACTGTCCTGCCCAGGCGCAAGAAGCGTTCCGTTCTGCCGCTGCCGAAGTTCCTCCAGAAACGCCGTCGTCGTTTGAATCAGTTCGCGGATCCGCGGATCGGCACCATCCGGTTGCGCGGACGGCGCCGGGGTCTCGAGTTCTTCGGCCTGCTGCGAGAGCCGGTCCGCAGCAAAGGTTTGCCCGGCCGACTTGATCGTGTGTGCCAACCGGCCAACCTCATCGCCGTCCCCATTGGCAGCCGCGTGCTTCAGCTGCGCGAGAAGTTCGGGCGTTTCTTCGATCGTCTCCTGGATCACTTCCTGCAGAATCTCGTCGTCGCCATCCATGTTCTCCAGGGCGATCTCCCAGTCCACCAGTTCAGGCCCGCCGTCCGAGCCCGGCGGGGCTGAAGATGCATGGCTGCAGGAATCCGCGACGGAGGACAGAGCGGACTCGACCTCGGCAATCCGGATCGGCTTGGCGAGGCAACTGTCCATACCTGCGTCCAGGCACCGCTGATGGTCCGCCTCGGAGCTGTGAGCGGACATCGCAAAGACCGGAATACGGTTCGCCGTACGCGCTTCCTGCCGACGAATCGCGCGCGTCGCGTCGAGCCCGTCCATCTCCGGCATTTCGACGTCCATCAGAATCACGTCGAACGGCCGTGTGGTCGCCAGGTCGACCGCTTCGACACCGTTGTTGGCCGTTTCCACCGCATGACCTGCCGACGACAGCAATGCGCGGCCGAGCGTCCGGTTCGTGGCACTGTCATCCACGAGCAGCACCCGGAGCGGCGCCGGCTCGACCGGCTCGTCGGCATCGACATTTCCAGCGCCATCGCCGACATCGGCCGCCACCGGGTTCACAGAGGGCTCGGGTATGAACGCCGAGAGGTCCGCCAGGCTCGACATCAGGACCGAGATCAACCGATCGGGTTCAGTCGGAACGTCGAACGATCGTCCGCGGAACACGACTTTCTTCACTTGAGGCAACGGCGTCGCCGACTCTGATCTGCGCTGCAGAACGCTACGAATCTCAACCAGTGCCGCCTCGGGAGACCGGTTTTTGCGCACGTAGCCATCCGCGCCGGCCGCCAGGCTCTCCAGAATCTGGCTGACAGACCGGACTCCAACGAGTGTCATCACTGCGATCGCGTGCCACTCCGGAGTCGACCGGATGGCGCGACAGAGTTCGAGGCCGTTCCTGCCGGGCAGCGACAGGGCTGTGACGACCAGTTCGAACGGCTGTCGCCGCAGAGACTCGAGGGCAGCGCCGACGTCGGAGACGATCTCCACGTCGAAGCCCGCCTCTTCAAGCGTCAGGCCGAGCGCCTGGGCCTGCGTGGGGCTCTCCTGAACGAGCAGAACCCGCTTTGATCGGCCGTCAGTCATGAGTCGGCCCTGCCAGTCGGACCAGGGAAGCGCATCCTGCTGTCCGTTCACACCACGGTCATCCAGGACTGACGCGTGGTGACCTGCCTCATCATTATACCCCTTCTGCATCGCAAGGGGGCGTAGCAGAGTCGACCTGCCGATCTCTGAGAGCACGACGACCGACCACGTCGAGCACCGAGGCGATGTCGTCAAGCGGCAGCACCCGGTCGGCCAGATGGGCTTCCACCGCCGCTCCCGGCATGCCGTAGACCACGCAGGTCGCTTCGTTCTGTGCGATGACCTGACCGCCGGCGTGGCGAACGGCCCGCAGCCCCTCCACCCCGTCGCACCCCATTCCGGTCAGAATCAGCGCCAGCGTCGTCTGTCCGAACGACTGCGCGACTGACTCGAACAGGACGGTCGCGGAGGGGCGAAATCCCTCCACCGGGGCGTGGTCGCTCAAAGCGATTCGCTGCTGCGATCCCACGCCCAGATGCGTGTCTTCCGGAGCGACATAGACCGTTCCCGCCACGAGCGGTTCGCGATCGTCGGCCACCTTGACCCGCAGCGACACTGACACATCCAGCCATCGCGCGAACCCGTTGGAGAATCCCGCACTGATGTGCTGGACGACGAGGATCGGCAACGGGAAGTCCGCCGTCAGGCCCGAAAGAATCCGCAGCAGTGCCGGCGGCCCGCCGGTCGAGGCGGCAACAGCGACGACGTCAAAGTGTCGGCGCCGGTCAACCTCTCCTGACGAAGCCCGCGAGGTTCGTTTGGGCGCCGCGGCCTTGCGCCGATGGCGGCGGATCACCTTCACATGCGCCATCGTCTTGACGGTCTCGATGAGCATCGCTGCCGCGGACTCGAACTCCGGAGACTGCGGCGAAGGTGGTTTTCCGATCACCGTCAGCGCCCCCGCGCGCAGGGAGTTCATCGATTTCTCGATGTCCGGCCGGCTCATGCTTCCGCTGACCACGACGATGGGCGTTGGCTCGGCAATCATGATCTCTTCGGTCGCGGCATAGCCGTCCAGACGTGGCATCTCGACGTCCATGGTGATGACGTCCGGCCTGAGCTCACGGGTCCGCTCGACCGCTTCGATGCCGTCCTTCGCCACACCCACCAGCTCGATGCCGGGATCACTGGCCAGAATCTCACACAGCACATCTCGCGAAACCGGAGAATCGTCCACGACGAGTACACGGAGCATGCGTTGCCGACCTTCCTGCCCGCGTCATTTCAACCGAGAAGCTGTTCGAGTGTTTCGAGAACCTGGTTCTGGTCGAATGTGCTTTTGACCAGGTAGGCGTCGGCCCCGCTGCGCACGCCCAGAGCCCTGTCTTCCTCCCGGTCGCGGGCGGTGACGAGGACGACCGGCAGCTTCTTCCACTGCTGAGAGTTGCGGATCGCCTGCGTCAAAGCGAATCCGTCCATCCTGGGCATGTCCACATCAGTAACAACGGCGGACACGTCGTTTTCGTTCTGGAGTCGTTCCCAGGCTTCTTCGCCGTCAACAGCCCCGACCACATTGTAGCCGGCCGATTCCAGGATGCTCTTCATTAACGCCCGCGTGGTCATCGAATCGTCGACGACCAGCAGTCGGTGCGAGGTGGGCCGATCGTCCTCCTG
This region includes:
- a CDS encoding efflux RND transporter permease subunit, coding for MRLVDQAVRQPITVTVGVILSVLAGVLAFTRVPIQMAPEVASVVIAVTTFWENASAQEVESDVIEEQEQRLGELTGLVAMTSISQPGRGQIRLEFETGTDISKAMADVDQKLSEVPTYPAGVDEPQVEDYDPESADYIAWIGLASTDPNFDPTTLYDFMERRLKPRFERINGISQVGINGARESEVQIRVDPFALAQRGITYSELVDALQYNNGNFSGGKLPEGKSDIRIRSVGRFRDAKWVENLVIRRDADGLVYLRDVAEVVQTHKEPTEWVRARGHLMPFFNFLLENGGNLLETMAAIQAEVAELNRPGGLLEQQARLLGLDGTLELVQTYDSTTYVTDAIDLVQSNIVAGGALAVLTLLMFLRSLRTIGVIAIAIPISSIVAVVILVALGRSMNIISLAGMAFAVGMVVDNAIVVIENIFRHLQMGKPVKKAAIEGTKEVGGAVLASTLTTLVVFFPILLIEEKAGQLFRDIALAIMAAVGVSFVVSMTVIPSAAGLLLRPAKAQPRSSRSGRTTRWGRLVELVRAASDIPAIVGGLVYRLIGSWWVRIAVVAVFVGGTTVGIWALTPPLDYLPTGNRNIVFGLLIPPPGYNLEQLSKIGERMEAVVKPAWEAAGDKFGVEAVARGSEWSGEDERQPIPAGPGSEETVLPPPLEHYFLVAFDGRVFQVAISEDKERVVDAIPLLNAAAGGENAPDVIGFAFQFPLFRTGGTTGSAIKVDVVGDDLDSVTASAAALFGRLAGEFGPMSVTPEPANFLLPTPEIRVTPDDERLQDVGMTRRDVGMAVAAAGDGLLLVRAFDVGGELKDLKIITQEALDNHPTQALQNLPLATPTGEVVDLPSLAAIDRVRAADQIKRVDRQRAVTLQFTPPKGLPLQVAVDQVNAFVSELRDAGAIPPQVEVNLAGSAGELAQLRTILLGDGTIAGTLSSSLFLALLVVYLLMVVLFQSWTYPLVIMVSVPLATLGGFMGLALVHYWSVADRYMPVQNMDVLTIFGFVILAGVVVNNAILIVYQAINFMKGRSEEGEDVSNLTPRQAIAKSVESRVRPIMMSTLTSVGGMLPLVLMPGSGSELYRGLGGVVVGGLVVSTVFTIILVPVLLSILFSLRRPVVDDSDENDTASSARPPATLPEMPAIADESRQATRELVGTAVGDE
- a CDS encoding efflux RND transporter periplasmic adaptor subunit translates to MLSAVLLAIGCIATPASAQFPPATVRAVPARVQEMQRHHRVTGSLRAVARGDVAALEEGRVVEVTVREGASVRKGDVIARGDTRRLEAQKSELQATLQKIEALVAQHQAELRQAKLDLDRHRKLVQSNASTMEEFEHRETAVVVAQAQLESEQRRSGEINSQIELLQIRLDDMTVRAPYNGRIVERHTEPGEWIRAGAPFVTMVSSGQVEAWLEVPERFLHGLVAGDTSEASSLQVDVAELSVNVRGSDRSYPVLSAKRVPDVQARARTFPLVLTLDDANGALTPGMSVDAWIPVGSREPVLTVPKDAVIRSGRTEYVFKATEMDGTVTAVQAPVSVQFETGSLAVIVAENLADGDRVVVEGNERLTSGAPIMVVDSMSTSRRKP
- a CDS encoding TetR/AcrR family transcriptional regulator, with translation MVDREERNRTGPHEHRRLGGNPQAADAQCVAATAWSSVLGGCHRCGAISPAVADSGIDLLDDWSNHVAGLNQTTGLPMPPMTCTSTRDRIVEAATRAMTARSYNGVGLNEILKNAGVPKGSFYHFFESKENLGIAVIEKSTEDHLQRLRTFYSDRTKSPLQRLRALCQTFRDEAGEQPRRECVFCKLALEQAGLSEPLRAAIRCSMEQTKALHAQLIREAQAAEEVCSRFDPEQLAEYVTVALDGAMIRAQIEGGPGPIDTFMHFVFDELLKP
- a CDS encoding response regulator, which encodes MTDGRSKRVLLVQESPTQAQALGLTLEEAGFDVEIVSDVGAALESLRRQPFELVVTALSLPGRNGLELCRAIRSTPEWHAIAVMTLVGVRSVSQILESLAAGADGYVRKNRSPEAALVEIRSVLQRRSESATPLPQVKKVVFRGRSFDVPTEPDRLISVLMSSLADLSAFIPEPSVNPVAADVGDGAGNVDADEPVEPAPLRVLLVDDSATNRTLGRALLSSAGHAVETANNGVEAVDLATTRPFDVILMDVEMPEMDGLDATRAIRRQEARTANRIPVFAMSAHSSEADHQRCLDAGMDSCLAKPIRIAEVESALSSVADSCSHASSAPPGSDGGPELVDWEIALENMDGDDEILQEVIQETIEETPELLAQLKHAAANGDGDEVGRLAHTIKSAGQTFAADRLSQQAEELETPAPSAQPDGADPRIRELIQTTTAFLEELRQRQNGTLLAPGQDSPG
- the cheB gene encoding chemotaxis-specific protein-glutamate methyltransferase CheB produces the protein MLRVLVVDDSPVSRDVLCEILASDPGIELVGVAKDGIEAVERTRELRPDVITMDVEMPRLDGYAATEEIMIAEPTPIVVVSGSMSRPDIEKSMNSLRAGALTVIGKPPSPQSPEFESAAAMLIETVKTMAHVKVIRRHRRKAAAPKRTSRASSGEVDRRRHFDVVAVAASTGGPPALLRILSGLTADFPLPILVVQHISAGFSNGFARWLDVSVSLRVKVADDREPLVAGTVYVAPEDTHLGVGSQQRIALSDHAPVEGFRPSATVLFESVAQSFGQTTLALILTGMGCDGVEGLRAVRHAGGQVIAQNEATCVVYGMPGAAVEAHLADRVLPLDDIASVLDVVGRRALRDRQVDSATPPCDAEGV